From a single Gimesia fumaroli genomic region:
- a CDS encoding DUF1559 domain-containing protein — translation MKNPQSTNVKRGFTLIELLVVIAIIAILIALLLPAVQQAREAARRSTCKNNLKQIGLALHNYHETHSVFPPGGLGTHGPTAWIHILPFADQANVYNKLVFEGTYFWFGGGSSIPNSPAINDTKPPYMACPSSALTQTYAAKTGSTTTNVFISSYILISGAVGLDQIQDDSYSKGGFTGKGIRSNGGSFTFRSSYRIRDFLDGTSNVAMVGEQSGWGHDATGKKVDIRSAKSNGAWMGPNTPINHDPRCYNTTTLRYPIGYQNTGTGIGNDACNNPIQSQHVGGAHLLLGDGAVRFVSANSDFDTIRYLCCRADGHVLGEF, via the coding sequence ATGAAGAACCCACAATCAACGAACGTGAAGCGAGGTTTTACGCTGATCGAATTGCTGGTCGTGATTGCAATTATCGCAATCCTGATTGCCTTGTTGTTACCCGCCGTTCAACAGGCACGCGAAGCAGCCCGGCGCAGCACCTGTAAAAATAACCTGAAGCAAATCGGCCTGGCTTTACACAACTACCACGAAACTCATAGTGTCTTCCCTCCCGGCGGCCTGGGAACTCATGGCCCGACAGCGTGGATCCACATCCTGCCTTTTGCCGATCAGGCAAACGTGTATAACAAGCTGGTATTTGAAGGAACATATTTCTGGTTTGGTGGTGGATCAAGCATCCCGAATTCACCGGCCATCAACGATACGAAACCACCTTACATGGCTTGCCCTTCGAGTGCTTTAACACAGACCTATGCCGCCAAGACTGGCAGTACCACCACAAATGTTTTCATCTCTTCCTACATCCTGATTTCAGGAGCCGTTGGACTTGATCAAATTCAGGATGACTCTTATTCCAAAGGTGGATTCACTGGTAAAGGCATCCGCTCCAATGGGGGTTCATTTACATTCAGAAGTTCATACCGCATACGTGATTTTCTGGATGGAACCTCGAACGTCGCGATGGTGGGAGAACAATCCGGCTGGGGACATGATGCCACCGGCAAAAAAGTCGATATTCGTTCCGCAAAGAGCAATGGTGCCTGGATGGGGCCGAACACACCCATCAATCACGATCCCCGTTGTTACAATACAACCACACTTCGCTATCCCATCGGTTATCAGAATACGGGAACCGGAATTGGTAATGACGCTTGCAACAATCCGATTCAATCACAGCATGTTGGCGGAGCGCATCTGCTTTTAGGTGATGGAGCCGTGCGATTTGTATCAGCAAATTCGGACTTTGACACCATCCGCTATCTCTGCTGCCGTGCGGATGGCCATGTTCTCGGCGAATTTTAA
- the obgE gene encoding GTPase ObgE has translation MFVDRVDIYCKAGDGGDGCASFRREAHVPRGGPNGGDGGKGGDVVVLADENVSSLANIIGHKHWNAERGGHGSGSLKTGKSGQDAIIMVPPGTLVLDSKRGHLLRDMKQSGDRVVVAKGGKGGRGNRHFATATHQTPREFEKGGLGDQRDISLELKLIADVGLVGKPNAGKSTLLSRLSKAHPEIADYPFTTKYPNLGLVRVGFDHQFVMADIPGLIEGAHAGVGLGHEFLKHVERTRLLVHLVEPSPMDQTDPIQNYRQIREEMRLYDPTLMERPEILVVTKSELPDAAPVAELLEEELGHPVMQISSATGANLEKLVRMIIDELQNLEVEA, from the coding sequence ATGTTTGTAGATCGAGTAGATATATATTGTAAAGCGGGCGACGGCGGAGACGGGTGTGCCAGTTTCCGAAGGGAAGCCCACGTCCCGCGCGGCGGTCCCAATGGGGGCGATGGCGGCAAAGGGGGTGATGTGGTGGTGCTCGCTGATGAGAATGTCAGCAGTCTCGCTAATATCATCGGTCACAAACATTGGAATGCCGAACGCGGCGGACACGGGTCGGGAAGCTTGAAGACCGGGAAATCGGGGCAGGACGCAATCATTATGGTCCCGCCGGGAACTCTGGTGCTGGATAGTAAACGTGGTCATCTCCTACGTGACATGAAGCAGAGCGGTGATCGCGTGGTGGTTGCCAAAGGGGGCAAAGGGGGGCGCGGCAATCGTCATTTCGCGACCGCCACTCATCAGACACCCCGTGAGTTTGAAAAGGGCGGCTTGGGAGATCAGCGTGATATTTCACTCGAACTGAAACTGATCGCTGACGTCGGCCTGGTCGGGAAACCGAATGCTGGTAAATCGACGCTGCTGAGCCGGCTTTCCAAGGCGCACCCCGAAATTGCAGACTACCCGTTTACCACGAAATATCCCAATTTAGGCTTGGTTCGCGTTGGTTTTGATCACCAGTTCGTGATGGCCGATATCCCCGGTTTGATTGAAGGTGCTCATGCAGGCGTTGGGCTGGGGCATGAATTCCTGAAGCATGTTGAGCGGACGCGGCTCCTCGTGCATTTGGTTGAACCGTCACCCATGGACCAGACCGATCCGATTCAGAACTACCGTCAGATTCGGGAAGAGATGCGGCTTTATGATCCCACGCTGATGGAACGGCCGGAAATTCTGGTGGTGACCAAAAGCGAACTGCCTGATGCGGCCCCCGTGGCTGAACTGCTGGAAGAAGAATTAGGACATCCGGTGATGCAAATCTCCTCTGCGACCGGCGCCAATCTCGAAAAACTGGTTCGAATGATTATTGATGAACTGCAAAATCTGGAAGTCGAGGCCTGA
- a CDS encoding KpsF/GutQ family sugar-phosphate isomerase, whose amino-acid sequence MSSLPARSVIEFSQFDQLRDAREIIFCEADALRQMGHALGTELCDAVELILSRKGAVILTGMGKAGLIAQKICATLSSTGTRSHFLHPAEAIHGDLGCLHSDDTVLALSNSGETEELRRLLPLFQKMNLPTIGITARKTSSLGRASQIVLCLGDLKEAGPHQLAPSTTTTAMLAMGDALSLVLSKARGFTPLQFATFHPGGNLGRKLTQINEVMRPRDEVRVTQETSSIRETFVRLSCPGRRSGAVIIVDESDRVTGIFTDSDLARLLEERRDAQLDRPISEVMTAQPTTIQSDASLEAAVELLKARKLSELPVVDQRQHLAGLIDITDVIGWQPQLAPATDKQAG is encoded by the coding sequence ATGAGTTCCCTTCCTGCAAGGTCGGTAATCGAGTTTTCCCAGTTTGATCAGTTACGAGATGCGCGCGAGATTATTTTCTGCGAGGCGGATGCGCTGCGCCAGATGGGCCATGCCCTGGGAACCGAACTCTGCGACGCCGTCGAATTAATTCTGTCCCGCAAGGGCGCTGTCATCTTAACGGGCATGGGCAAAGCAGGGTTGATCGCACAAAAAATCTGCGCCACACTCTCTTCGACGGGCACACGTTCCCATTTTCTGCATCCCGCGGAAGCCATTCATGGCGACCTGGGCTGCTTGCATTCCGATGATACCGTACTGGCACTTTCCAATAGCGGCGAAACAGAAGAACTCAGACGGCTGCTCCCCCTGTTTCAGAAAATGAATCTGCCGACAATCGGCATCACGGCCCGCAAAACAAGCTCGCTCGGCCGTGCCTCTCAAATCGTATTGTGCCTGGGAGATTTGAAAGAAGCAGGCCCACATCAGTTGGCACCATCCACCACAACGACGGCGATGCTGGCGATGGGCGATGCGCTCTCTCTGGTCCTCAGCAAAGCCCGCGGATTCACACCGCTGCAGTTTGCCACCTTTCATCCCGGAGGGAATCTGGGACGAAAGCTGACGCAGATCAATGAAGTCATGCGTCCGCGAGACGAAGTGCGAGTAACACAAGAAACCAGTTCCATCCGCGAAACCTTTGTCCGCTTGAGTTGCCCTGGCCGTCGTAGCGGTGCAGTGATCATTGTCGATGAATCGGATCGGGTCACAGGGATCTTCACCGACAGCGATCTGGCCCGGCTGCTGGAAGAACGCCGCGATGCACAACTGGATCGACCGATCTCTGAAGTCATGACGGCGCAACCGACTACCATTCAATCCGACGCTTCTCTAGAAGCGGCCGTCGAGCTGTTAAAAGCACGCAAACTCAGTGAACTGCCGGTCGTCGATCAACGGCAGCATTTAGCAGGTCTGATCGATATTACCGATGTCATCGGCTGGCAGCCACAACTGGCACCCGCTACAGACAAACAGGCGGGATAA
- a CDS encoding zinc-binding dehydrogenase, producing the protein MSDQCISIVLTGDDPPLQRTVVEKPELQPGETLVEILCCTICGSDLHTYEGTRSTPCPTILGHEMIGRVVDFNSELPIRDYLDRPVNIGDRITWSVAVSCKECENCRRGLTQKCTRLFKYGHQRLTDQNYLSGGLASHCHLVKGTTIFKVPESLPDQVASPANCATATVMGAFRLAGEIENKSVLILGAGMLGVTAAAVAHSHGATAVIVTDIEPERVKRSLEFGATHTVLAKKEQPLHAEIQHLTDGRGVDLVFDMTGVPEVMESGLESLAIGGRMILVGAVYPARPIQFSAETMVRKLLRLEGIHNYTDLDLANALNFLERYQNQYPFQRLSEHSFSLEEVPAAFAESASHRSYRVAILPHQFD; encoded by the coding sequence ATGAGCGATCAATGTATCTCGATTGTCCTGACAGGCGACGATCCCCCTTTGCAACGTACTGTTGTTGAAAAGCCGGAACTGCAGCCGGGAGAAACTCTGGTGGAAATCCTCTGCTGTACGATTTGCGGGAGTGATCTGCATACATACGAAGGCACACGTTCGACCCCCTGCCCGACGATTCTGGGACACGAAATGATCGGGCGCGTGGTTGATTTCAATTCTGAGCTCCCAATTCGCGATTACCTCGACCGTCCTGTTAACATCGGTGATCGCATCACATGGTCTGTCGCGGTTTCCTGCAAAGAATGTGAAAATTGCCGCCGCGGCCTCACACAAAAATGCACTCGTCTTTTCAAGTACGGCCATCAACGTCTCACCGATCAGAATTATTTGAGTGGCGGCCTGGCCAGCCACTGTCATCTGGTCAAAGGGACGACCATTTTCAAAGTGCCGGAATCGTTGCCCGATCAGGTTGCCAGCCCGGCGAACTGTGCGACCGCCACCGTGATGGGAGCATTTCGCCTTGCCGGGGAAATTGAAAACAAGTCCGTGCTGATTCTGGGGGCGGGCATGCTGGGAGTGACCGCTGCCGCCGTCGCGCATTCACACGGCGCTACGGCAGTGATTGTCACCGACATCGAACCAGAGCGTGTCAAACGCAGTCTGGAATTTGGCGCGACGCATACGGTACTGGCCAAAAAAGAACAACCACTGCATGCGGAAATTCAACATCTGACTGACGGACGCGGCGTGGACCTTGTGTTCGACATGACGGGGGTTCCGGAAGTCATGGAAAGCGGCCTGGAATCGCTGGCGATTGGCGGTCGCATGATTCTCGTCGGTGCGGTTTACCCGGCCCGGCCGATTCAGTTCTCTGCGGAAACCATGGTCCGCAAGTTACTCAGACTGGAAGGCATTCATAATTATACTGATCTCGACCTGGCAAACGCGTTGAACTTTCTCGAGCGTTATCAGAACCAGTATCCGTTTCAGCGACTCAGCGAACATTCCTTTTCTCTGGAAGAAGTCCCGGCTGCGTTTGCAGAGTCAGCCAGTCACCGTTCGTATCGTGTCGCCATCCTGCCACATCAGTTTGATTAA
- a CDS encoding DUF1570 domain-containing protein, with product MPVQKDQPSRFPFEPALSVVKQAVGAGHIGRWYRMLLIVSLMLVLSQQTFAQNPRARTAYQQQYEALQNNFQNDLKQLAARCQQEQQFEGVQTIAQLLKVLQDFDPHSHPLPRAVRTDIPLNLPPAERSWRLKLRNLREQQANDLFVFSRKVLYAGFPSYAYDLILETAYHNPDHRSVRLILGYVRNGDEWMTPFEKEMQDRKQQWHEKYGWLPASHIARYERGERYVNGRWKSAAQEAEIRRDFRNAWEIKTEHFLIKTNHSLEMGVKLATEMEEFHRYFHQTFVGFFKTPEQLRKLFEGARNPFQRRNKNSQHVMHYYRTRDEYLQRLQKEIPQIALTHGIYLFGDRISHFYHRPDAEGDLGTLYHEATHQLFYETGSLRSNRQVGEKNHFWAIEGIACYMESFEKNGNVFRSGNPNHIRFNAARYRLLEDEYYVPLETFAAMGRQAFQTSPNISPNYSQASGLSHFFMHAKQGEYRDAFINQMAQLYSFNSRIRNNAKTLEELTGQSYAELDHEYKAYSAALQKALDERALSLQTK from the coding sequence ATGCCTGTCCAGAAAGATCAACCTTCACGATTCCCATTCGAGCCAGCACTATCTGTCGTGAAACAGGCAGTTGGCGCGGGGCATATTGGTCGATGGTATCGGATGTTGCTGATCGTCTCACTGATGCTGGTTCTGTCTCAACAGACATTTGCGCAAAACCCACGTGCCAGGACAGCCTACCAGCAACAATACGAGGCACTGCAAAATAACTTTCAGAATGATCTGAAACAACTGGCCGCCCGTTGCCAGCAGGAGCAACAGTTCGAAGGCGTTCAGACGATCGCCCAATTGCTTAAAGTATTACAGGATTTCGATCCGCATTCCCATCCACTGCCGCGCGCAGTGCGGACCGACATTCCCCTGAATCTACCGCCGGCAGAACGCAGCTGGCGTTTGAAACTGCGCAACCTTCGAGAACAACAGGCAAACGATCTGTTTGTCTTCTCACGCAAAGTCTTATACGCTGGCTTCCCCAGCTATGCTTATGATCTGATTCTGGAAACGGCTTACCACAACCCCGACCATCGCTCGGTTAGACTGATCCTGGGTTATGTGCGTAACGGCGATGAATGGATGACTCCATTCGAAAAAGAAATGCAGGATCGCAAACAGCAATGGCATGAGAAATATGGCTGGCTACCGGCCTCACACATCGCCCGTTATGAACGGGGAGAACGGTATGTGAACGGTCGCTGGAAGTCGGCCGCCCAGGAAGCAGAAATCCGACGCGACTTCCGCAACGCCTGGGAAATCAAGACTGAACATTTTCTGATCAAAACGAATCACAGCCTGGAAATGGGCGTGAAACTGGCGACAGAGATGGAAGAGTTTCATCGCTACTTCCATCAAACCTTCGTCGGCTTCTTTAAGACGCCGGAGCAATTACGAAAATTATTTGAAGGTGCCCGGAATCCCTTTCAAAGACGAAACAAAAATTCCCAGCACGTCATGCACTACTACCGAACCCGCGACGAATATCTGCAACGCTTACAGAAAGAGATCCCCCAGATTGCTTTAACGCACGGCATCTATCTGTTCGGCGATCGGATCTCGCACTTTTATCATCGCCCGGATGCAGAAGGCGATCTGGGAACCCTGTATCACGAAGCCACGCATCAACTGTTTTACGAAACCGGTTCGCTACGCAGCAACAGGCAGGTCGGCGAGAAAAATCATTTCTGGGCCATTGAAGGCATCGCCTGCTACATGGAATCGTTCGAGAAAAACGGCAATGTCTTTCGATCCGGCAACCCGAATCATATCCGCTTCAACGCTGCCCGGTATCGGCTGCTGGAAGACGAATATTATGTTCCCCTGGAAACGTTTGCCGCTATGGGTCGCCAAGCCTTTCAAACCAGTCCTAACATCAGCCCCAATTACAGCCAGGCATCGGGACTGTCTCACTTCTTCATGCACGCCAAACAGGGAGAATACCGGGACGCCTTCATCAATCAGATGGCACAGCTTTACAGCTTCAACTCCCGCATTCGCAACAACGCAAAAACACTGGAAGAACTGACCGGCCAGTCTTACGCCGAGCTGGATCACGAGTACAAAGCCTACTCCGCAGCGCTGCAAAAAGCCCTTGATGAACGCGCATTAAGCCTGCAGACTAAATAA
- a CDS encoding c-type cytochrome, translating into MHRPLIYCWSGILLLLIGTSAYAEPDAAPFVSGFDRFARHAEIEPEVGGKLLLSELSCTACHQTDQSDLAPKGGPRLTGAGNRLQQQWVKEYLAAPHAVKPGSTMPDVLQHLPAEEKRQTIKALAAFLMAQETEFPTIKATGANPVPYEFWKKGNVERGQELYHKIGCVACHEPDETYEPGETKISPTDQMLAQLDPEDIIEMGLAAKMRPVKSVPHGDLPTKYTRQALTFFLLNPEQTRPAGRMPQLKLKAVEAADIAAYLLRNQKTEPAENAANNDAALIAEGQKRFVQLQCVNCHAAQNLKPKQFAKPLVQLNAKAATSCISQSQPGMPAYPLDQQQQASIQQALASLPLKHKPEPKQRLAFQLLQLNCYACHVRDKQGGVGFNRKPYFETVNHVDLGDEGRIPPTLTGIGFKLQKKWLAKVLSGKGDLRFHMHARMPVFPKSVVGSLPSEFETADNSQKLQQDKQVFPDHGKLASAGRVMLETGCIQCHPIRGESMPGVVGTDLGDVTNRVHPQWFHDFLLNPASLKPRTRMPTFFPDGKSQIKTLLDGSVDQQIASLWSYLKAGEKQPLPEKILAAKSKNYELVPEKKPIILRTFMQEAGTHAIAVGFPEKVHVAFDAEQVRPAIFWKGRFLDAQGTWFIRFAPPAIPLDKNPILLPAGAPLALLKNQGQPWPEFSANDNPYQFQGYRVDKAGIPTFLYRFSEYEIEDRFAPGKKQSLKRTIKIKGTPSSGALSKLWFRGLAGDSLKQIKPGTMKNQAGLTVSVSNAFAKTSQLRTIKDETDWIIPLPATDNNTADSTTIEVTYQW; encoded by the coding sequence ATGCATCGGCCACTGATATATTGTTGGTCAGGAATTCTACTCCTGCTCATCGGAACGTCTGCCTATGCTGAACCGGATGCGGCCCCGTTTGTCTCCGGTTTTGATCGGTTTGCCCGTCATGCAGAAATTGAACCTGAGGTCGGCGGCAAACTGTTACTGAGTGAACTCAGCTGCACCGCTTGCCATCAGACAGACCAATCTGACCTGGCGCCCAAAGGGGGGCCGCGATTGACGGGGGCGGGGAACCGACTGCAGCAGCAATGGGTCAAGGAGTACCTGGCAGCACCGCATGCGGTCAAACCAGGTTCCACCATGCCCGACGTGCTGCAACATTTACCGGCGGAAGAAAAACGTCAGACGATCAAAGCACTAGCGGCGTTTCTGATGGCCCAAGAAACAGAGTTTCCGACGATCAAAGCGACCGGCGCCAATCCGGTACCTTACGAATTCTGGAAGAAAGGCAATGTCGAACGAGGTCAGGAACTGTATCACAAGATCGGCTGCGTCGCCTGCCATGAACCTGATGAAACATATGAGCCGGGTGAAACCAAAATTTCCCCCACCGATCAAATGCTGGCCCAACTCGACCCGGAAGATATCATCGAAATGGGGCTGGCCGCGAAAATGCGTCCCGTCAAATCGGTGCCTCACGGAGATCTGCCGACTAAATACACGCGACAAGCATTGACGTTTTTTCTACTGAATCCGGAACAGACGCGCCCCGCGGGTCGCATGCCACAACTGAAATTGAAAGCCGTTGAAGCCGCCGACATCGCCGCGTATCTGTTGCGTAATCAGAAAACAGAACCAGCAGAGAACGCCGCCAACAACGATGCCGCACTCATCGCAGAAGGGCAAAAACGGTTTGTTCAACTGCAATGCGTGAATTGTCACGCAGCGCAAAATCTGAAACCAAAACAGTTCGCAAAACCACTGGTTCAATTGAACGCCAAAGCGGCGACAAGTTGTATTAGTCAGTCTCAACCCGGCATGCCCGCTTACCCGCTGGATCAACAACAGCAGGCGTCTATTCAGCAGGCACTGGCATCTCTGCCTCTGAAACACAAACCAGAACCCAAACAACGTCTGGCCTTTCAACTACTGCAACTGAACTGTTATGCCTGTCACGTACGGGACAAACAGGGGGGCGTTGGTTTTAATCGCAAGCCCTATTTCGAAACCGTCAATCATGTGGACCTGGGTGATGAAGGTCGTATTCCTCCCACGTTGACGGGCATCGGCTTTAAGCTGCAAAAAAAATGGCTGGCAAAAGTGCTGAGCGGCAAAGGGGACCTGCGATTTCACATGCATGCCCGCATGCCCGTTTTTCCCAAATCTGTCGTCGGTTCACTTCCGTCCGAGTTTGAAACAGCCGACAACAGCCAGAAGCTTCAGCAGGACAAACAAGTCTTTCCCGATCATGGCAAGCTGGCGTCTGCCGGTCGCGTGATGCTGGAAACCGGCTGCATCCAATGCCATCCGATTCGAGGCGAAAGTATGCCGGGCGTGGTAGGCACCGACCTGGGTGACGTCACCAATCGCGTGCACCCCCAATGGTTCCACGATTTTCTGCTCAACCCGGCTTCGCTGAAACCCCGCACCCGCATGCCGACATTCTTCCCCGACGGTAAAAGCCAGATTAAAACGTTACTCGACGGCAGCGTGGATCAACAGATCGCCTCACTCTGGTCTTATCTGAAAGCGGGAGAGAAACAGCCGCTGCCTGAAAAAATCCTGGCTGCGAAATCAAAGAACTATGAACTCGTGCCTGAAAAGAAACCCATCATTCTGCGGACCTTTATGCAGGAGGCAGGAACGCATGCGATTGCCGTGGGCTTCCCGGAAAAAGTACACGTCGCCTTCGATGCCGAACAGGTCCGACCGGCGATTTTCTGGAAAGGCCGCTTCCTCGATGCGCAAGGCACCTGGTTTATTCGCTTTGCCCCGCCGGCGATTCCATTAGACAAGAATCCGATTCTCCTGCCAGCCGGAGCACCACTGGCACTCTTGAAAAACCAAGGCCAGCCGTGGCCGGAATTCTCTGCGAACGATAACCCGTATCAGTTTCAGGGCTATCGCGTTGATAAAGCAGGCATCCCCACCTTCCTGTATCGCTTTAGCGAATATGAGATTGAAGACCGCTTCGCCCCCGGAAAAAAACAGAGCCTCAAGCGAACCATCAAGATCAAAGGCACACCCAGTTCTGGAGCACTATCAAAACTCTGGTTCCGTGGTTTAGCGGGGGATTCTCTGAAACAGATCAAACCGGGCACAATGAAAAATCAAGCTGGCCTGACGGTTTCCGTTTCGAACGCATTCGCGAAAACGAGTCAACTCCGCACGATCAAGGACGAAACGGACTGGATCATTCCGCTTCCCGCCACTGACAACAACACAGCAGACAGCACCACAATTGAGGTGACTTACCAATGGTAA
- a CDS encoding carboxypeptidase-like regulatory domain-containing protein translates to MKPICATIINPLLILSIVILAGCQGGTSEHGPTGSLSGKVTYKGEPVKEGMVQFNNPDKGFGGQAVISEEGTYTVSNNVGGLVTGTYQVSVVPPMIEKSFGPDTPPSEVPKEMPNIPQKYHYPKTSGLSIEIKEGENTFDIDMQ, encoded by the coding sequence ATGAAACCGATTTGCGCTACCATCATCAATCCACTTTTAATCTTGAGCATCGTAATCCTGGCCGGTTGCCAGGGTGGAACATCAGAACATGGTCCTACCGGATCGCTGTCGGGAAAAGTGACTTATAAAGGTGAGCCCGTGAAAGAAGGTATGGTTCAATTCAATAACCCCGACAAAGGTTTTGGTGGCCAGGCTGTGATCAGTGAAGAGGGAACCTACACCGTGAGCAATAACGTCGGCGGACTGGTAACCGGGACCTATCAAGTAAGCGTTGTTCCGCCGATGATTGAAAAATCATTCGGCCCAGACACACCTCCCTCGGAAGTGCCCAAAGAGATGCCCAACATTCCACAAAAATATCATTACCCCAAAACCAGCGGCTTGAGCATCGAAATCAAAGAAGGCGAAAACACTTTCGACATCGACATGCAGTAA